Genomic segment of Iocasia fonsfrigidae:
TACCCAGGTCTACTAGCATAATATGTTCTGCCCTTTCCTTCTCATCTGCCAGAAGATCAAGGGATAACCTTTCATCTTCAGCAGAGTCACAACCCCTTTTTCTGGTACCAGCTATCGGTCTATTTTCGATCTTGTCATCCTTTACCCTGACCAGCAACTCTGGTGATGAACCTACTATCTGAAATTCAGCAAAATCAAAATAATACATATATGGGGAGGGGTTTATTCTCCTTAACTGCCGATAAATATTAAATGACGGTACCTTTACCGGAATTTCAAACCGCTGTGAGAGAACAACTTGGAAGATATCTCCTTCTTCAATATATTCCTTAGCCCTATAAACACTGTTTATATAATCATCTTTGCTGATATTTGATTTGATATTTTTCCCGATTTTTCTATTAATATCAGGTTCCTTATCTGTTTCAAATAATCTAGTCATATTTAATTTCTTACTTATATCTTCTATCTTGTTAACAGCCTCTTGATAATCTTCTTTCCCTCTATCTACTTTAATATTACTAACTATCTTAATACTGTGATATAAATGATCAAAAACTAAAACTGTATCAGAAATCATAAACATCATCTCAGGCATTTTCTGGTCATCTATAGCCTGTTGTGGTACCTCTTCAAAATACTTAATACAGTTATAACCTAGATAACCCACTGCCCCTCCATAAAAAGGTGGCAATCCACTTGTCTCTACTACTTTATAATCTGCCAAAATCTCCTTGAGGCTGAGTAGAGGGTTATCCGTCTGATAGTTTTCAATTATATTACCCTGACCATCCCTGATAATTAACTGCTGGTCTTTACAGGAAACGAGAGCATGACAGTTTAAACCCAAAAAGGAATACCTGCCAAATTCCCCGTGTTCAACACTTTCCAATAGATAGGAAGATTCCTCCTTTAGTTTTAGATAGGCAGTTATCGGTGTTTCTGTATCAGCCACTATTTCCTTATAAAGCGGAATTAAGTTACCCTTTCCCTGTAAGTCCATAAACTCTTCAAAAGACAGATTATACATAGGCTCACCCCTTATAATATTTGTTTGACTTATCCAGAGTCTACTATTGACAACAACAAAAAAGGCCCTTAGACCATGAGTCTAAAGACCTTAATATCCATAGAATAAGCATAGAAATAACTGTAAACAGGGGATACCCCTCTCAACTCAACTCTGCTATACTCTACTATTAAACCCTCTTCAACTCAACTCATCTAAGCTAATACTAACTCTATCTATACTATTATACATTTTTATATTGTATATTATGATATACTTTTTTTAATCTATTGTCAAGAAATTTATGCTGAAAACTTTTTATAATCTGCTATACCTTCCCTATTCTTAATTAATTCATCTTGTTTAGCCAGACCAACATTTCACCTGCTTGCCTGTTATTCCAGGAAAAATAAGGAACAGCAGTAATTTCAATCGGTTTATACCGCAGATTTTCAGTAGAATATAATCTACCAGACCAGGTAGATTCATCTAGTTTTATTGCCTGCCCCTTTATCATAGTTACTCCGCCCAGCAGATCACTCCTGTATACTGCTTTCAATTCTGTACTATCAGGCAGATAAATGGCCGGCAGATTACTTCCATTATCTACTTCTTCCAGACAATAAACAACAGGTCCTCTTTGAATAGCTACTTTTCCTATATTTTCACGCACCTGTGGGTTGGCAGATACCCTTTCAACAGGCATATTTAAACTTAGTTCTACTGTATCTCTAGCAGTCCAGCTGCGGTTTAAATAAACATAACCATTATCTATTAATTCTGTAATGTTTATTTTTTCCCCATTAACCTTTAACTGGGCTTTTTTACACCAGGAAGGAATCCTTAAAGCCAGAACAAAGTCGGGTTTTTTAGCCTTTAATATAGTAAGCTTTACATTCCCATCCCAGGGATAATTTGTCTCATGTTTTAAACTAATTTCATTATTATTTAATTCAAGGTCTACTGTACTATCAACATACAGGTTTACAAATACACTGTTTTGCTTATAAGAATATATATACTGCCCTATTGAAGCCAGTAAACGTGCAATATTTGGAGGACAGCAAGCACATCCAAACCACTTCTGCCGGACTGGTTTAACATGTTTATGATCATATCTTTGCTGACAGACCTCAGGCCTTACTTCCAAGGGGTTAACATAGAAGAACTTCTGCCCATCTTCAGATATCCCACTTAAGACTCCATTATAAAGGGCCCTCTCCATTATATCTATATATTCTGCTGCTGGATCAAGGTGAAACATTCTCTGGGCAAAAAACACAAGAGAAATAGCAGCACAGGTTTCAGTATAAGCGGTATCATTTGGCAGGTCATAATCAAAAGTAAAAGACTCTAAATGTCCACTGGAGCCGACTCCCCCTGTAATATACATCTGCTTTTTAGTGACATTATTCCAGAGTCTCTTACATGCTTCAAGTAGTTGTTTATCCCCTGTCTCCTTTGCCACATCTGCCATACCACAATACATATACATAGCTCTTACTGCATGCCCTACAGCAGTAGCCTGCTCCCTCACAGGTTTATGTGCCTGATAATATTCCCCATTTGCTATTTTCCTAAAATCCTTCCAATGACTGGTTTTCCCCCTCTTTTCCCACTCTATATCAAAATAACTAGGCTCCTGACCCCGTTCATCAATAAAATAATTAGCTAGTTCTTTATATTTGCTATCTCCAGTTATATTATATAATTTTATTAAAGCCAGTTCAATCTCCTGATGTCCAGGATATCCCTTTATTTTATCATCCTCTCTTCCAAATTTACTATCAATAAGATCAGTAAAACGAATCATAACATCAAGAAGTTTTCTTTTGCCTGTTGCCTGGTAATAAGCTACTGCTGCCTCTATCATGTGCCCGGCACAATATAATTCATGGCATTCAGCCAGATTAGTCCATTTATGATCAGGTTCTTTGATTGTATAATATGTATTTAAGTACCCATCAGGCTGTTGGGCCTTTTCTATCAAATCAATTACACTATCAGCCAGGTTTTCCAGTTCTTCATCATGGTTGGTAGTTAACTGATAAGCCACTGCTTCCAGCCATTTTGCCACATCACTATCCTGAAAAACCATCCCAAGAAACTCAGCTTCTGTTTCTCCAGCTGCTATTCTAAAGTTTTTAATAGCATTACTGGGGTCTGCATCGGCTATCTCATTATTTAATGCCTTCCACTGATAAGGAATCACTTCCTTTCTAACCAGTTCATTTTTTTTAGCTAATAAACCACATTCAATTTTTACATCTTTTAGTAATACCGCTTTTAAATAAGACTTATTTCCCGACATCTTTATTACCTCCTGTTATCTTAATTAATAGCAAATTAATTTTTAAAAAAACACACTCAATTACAAAATGGAAAGTCCAACTTTTAATTCTTTGACTGGATAAGTAAAATGGTCAATTCTAACCCTTCAGACCAGACAGTGTAACACCTCGCACAAAATATTCCTGAGCTAAAAAGAAAGCTATCAATATAGGCAATAAACTTACTACAGTAGCAGCCATTAAAACCGGCCAGTTAGTAGAATACAGACCTTGCATAGATGATAAACCAAGCGGTAAAGTCATTTTAGATATAGAATTAATAAATACAAGTGGACGGACAAAATCATTCCAACTACCCATAAGTGTGAATATTCCCAAAGTTGCAAGAGCTGGTTTTGATAACGGAAGGAAAATACGAAAATATATACCAAAAGGTGTACATCCATCAATTCTAGCTGCATCTTCAAGATCTTTAGGAATTGTAAGAAAAAATTGCCGCATTAAAAATGTACCAAAAGCAGAAACCAAATTAGGTATAATCAAAGATAAGTGGCTATCAACCCAACTAAATTCGCGCATTAGAAGAAATGTTGGTACCAGAAGAACATGAAAAGGTACTATTAGTGTCGCTAAATAAAGTGCAAATAAAGTATCTTTAAAAGGAAACCTAAGTCTAGCAAAAGCGAAACCTGCCATTGAACTGGTAAAGAGCTGAGCTAAAACTACTAATACTGAAATTTTTAAACTATTGAAAAAGAATGTTCCAAAAGGAAAACGATCTGATACCCTTAAATAATTTTGCCAAACAATTTTTTCTCCCAAAAAACTAGGAGGAAATATAAAAACTTCATTCAGTGTTTTTAAAGAAGTACTAATCATCCAGACAAATGGCAAAATCATTGTTAGACCACCAAGAGTAAGTATAATATAAAGTATAATACGTAAATATTGCTTTCTTTTCTCCATTAAATATACCTCCTTTAATAAACAACCCATTTATTGGAACGTTTAAGTTGAATAAGAGTAACTATAAAAACCAAAAAAAATAGAACATAGGCAATAGAACTGGCATAACCCATTCTATAATATTGAAAAGCATTTTGATAAAGATAATGCACCAGAACAGAAGTTGAGCGTGCAGGCCCCCCCTGAGTCATTATATATATTTGATCAAAAACCTGGAATGAATTAATAACAGACATTACAATTACAAAAAAAGTTGTTGGTGATAATAAAGGTATAGTTATATTCCTAAATTTAGAAAACCAATTAGCTCCATCAATTTCTGCTGCTTCATAATATGTTTCAGAAATTCCCTGTAATCCCGCTAGAAACAACAGCATATTAAAACCCAAACATTTCCAAATACTTGTAATCATAACAGCTGGCATTGCCCAAATAGTGCTACTTAACCAGCTAGGACCATTAATTCCTATTAAACTCAATAAGTAATTTAATAAACCAAACTGCGGATTATAAATCCACTGCCAGACCATTGCAACTGCAACCATTGATGAAATTACAGGCAAAAAATATACTGACCTAAATATCTTTAAACCTCTAATTTTTTGGTTTAACGCAATTGCTAAAAAAAGAGAAATCATAATCCCCACTGGTACTGTTACCACAGTAAAATAAATAGTATTCCAAAGCACTTTCCAGAAAACACTATCTGTCATAAGTTCTTTATAATTTCCAAGGCCAATCCAGTCCATTTCCCCTAGTAGATCCCATTCCAAAAAACTTATTCCAAACGAAGCAAGAACCGGCAGTAAAATAAAAATAATAAAACCTAATAAATTGGGTAATAAAAATATTGAGGCCCAAAATAAATCACTATATTTGATTCTTTCTAAGCATATCACAGTATTTCCTCCCTTTTTTAATCCCCAGGGTTTCCCCTGGGGATTATTAGAATAGATTTTATTTTAACTAGTTTTTAAGTAAAGGATTAACTCTTTCTACAATAGTTTCAGTAACTACTTCTACAGGTTGATCAGCAAACCATATTTTTTCTAATTCTTCCATAGTTAAAATATCCCATACTTTTCTGGGAACCTTAACATTAGGCTCTAATCTAGCATTTAAAATATAAGGTACTAAGTCCCTAAAGTTTTCTGGATGAACACCAGGAGTAAACCATTCTTCTATACCTTCCTCAGTATACATATCTTTTCTATTTGGCATCCAGAGACCAGATTTAACTAGATCTAATTGATATTCTGTAGAAGATAAGAACTTAGTAAATTTCCAGGCAATATCTTTATGTTTGGATCCTGTCCAAACACAATGCAGATGTGCCTGACCACATGTAATAGTATTTTCCAGCTTAGGTAATACAGCCATACCTACTGGGAAATCCATTGTAGCCAGTTCCTGTAAAGCCCAGGTACCATCAACAACC
This window contains:
- a CDS encoding carbohydrate ABC transporter permease, whose translation is MICLERIKYSDLFWASIFLLPNLLGFIIFILLPVLASFGISFLEWDLLGEMDWIGLGNYKELMTDSVFWKVLWNTIYFTVVTVPVGIMISLFLAIALNQKIRGLKIFRSVYFLPVISSMVAVAMVWQWIYNPQFGLLNYLLSLIGINGPSWLSSTIWAMPAVMITSIWKCLGFNMLLFLAGLQGISETYYEAAEIDGANWFSKFRNITIPLLSPTTFFVIVMSVINSFQVFDQIYIMTQGGPARSTSVLVHYLYQNAFQYYRMGYASSIAYVLFFLVFIVTLIQLKRSNKWVVY
- a CDS encoding glycoside hydrolase family 127 protein, with the protein product MSGNKSYLKAVLLKDVKIECGLLAKKNELVRKEVIPYQWKALNNEIADADPSNAIKNFRIAAGETEAEFLGMVFQDSDVAKWLEAVAYQLTTNHDEELENLADSVIDLIEKAQQPDGYLNTYYTIKEPDHKWTNLAECHELYCAGHMIEAAVAYYQATGKRKLLDVMIRFTDLIDSKFGREDDKIKGYPGHQEIELALIKLYNITGDSKYKELANYFIDERGQEPSYFDIEWEKRGKTSHWKDFRKIANGEYYQAHKPVREQATAVGHAVRAMYMYCGMADVAKETGDKQLLEACKRLWNNVTKKQMYITGGVGSSGHLESFTFDYDLPNDTAYTETCAAISLVFFAQRMFHLDPAAEYIDIMERALYNGVLSGISEDGQKFFYVNPLEVRPEVCQQRYDHKHVKPVRQKWFGCACCPPNIARLLASIGQYIYSYKQNSVFVNLYVDSTVDLELNNNEISLKHETNYPWDGNVKLTILKAKKPDFVLALRIPSWCKKAQLKVNGEKINITELIDNGYVYLNRSWTARDTVELSLNMPVERVSANPQVRENIGKVAIQRGPVVYCLEEVDNGSNLPAIYLPDSTELKAVYRSDLLGGVTMIKGQAIKLDESTWSGRLYSTENLRYKPIEITAVPYFSWNNRQAGEMLVWLNKMN
- the trpE gene encoding anthranilate synthase component I, translating into MYNLSFEEFMDLQGKGNLIPLYKEIVADTETPITAYLKLKEESSYLLESVEHGEFGRYSFLGLNCHALVSCKDQQLIIRDGQGNIIENYQTDNPLLSLKEILADYKVVETSGLPPFYGGAVGYLGYNCIKYFEEVPQQAIDDQKMPEMMFMISDTVLVFDHLYHSIKIVSNIKVDRGKEDYQEAVNKIEDISKKLNMTRLFETDKEPDINRKIGKNIKSNISKDDYINSVYRAKEYIEEGDIFQVVLSQRFEIPVKVPSFNIYRQLRRINPSPYMYYFDFAEFQIVGSSPELLVRVKDDKIENRPIAGTRKRGCDSAEDERLSLDLLADEKERAEHIMLVDLGRNDIGKVSRYGSVKAARLMDVEYYSHVMHMVSDLQGELKEGEDIYSALEACFPAGTVSGAPKIRAMEIIDQLEKTNRGPYAGTIAYFGYSGNLDSCIAIRTMVIKGGKAFIQAGGGIVADSNPEAEYQETINKAQALIKAIELAERGCRILS
- a CDS encoding carbohydrate ABC transporter permease → MEKRKQYLRIILYIILTLGGLTMILPFVWMISTSLKTLNEVFIFPPSFLGEKIVWQNYLRVSDRFPFGTFFFNSLKISVLVVLAQLFTSSMAGFAFARLRFPFKDTLFALYLATLIVPFHVLLVPTFLLMREFSWVDSHLSLIIPNLVSAFGTFLMRQFFLTIPKDLEDAARIDGCTPFGIYFRIFLPLSKPALATLGIFTLMGSWNDFVRPLVFINSISKMTLPLGLSSMQGLYSTNWPVLMAATVVSLLPILIAFFLAQEYFVRGVTLSGLKG